One window from the genome of Treponema sp. OMZ 838 encodes:
- a CDS encoding CCA tRNA nucleotidyltransferase gives MEQKFPVPSLLKEISGYFHEAGFSAYLVGGAVRDFFLKKKASDWDIATDAQPQEVMRLFRRTIPTGIEHGTVTIIYKNKHIECTTFRTETDYIDGRHPAAVAYTASIEADLARRDFTMNAIAVSLPDGEIVDPFNGGADIRAGRIQTVGNPLDRFLEDGLRPVRAVRFAAQLGFTVDTGTLQAIPQALHITKKISIERFREEFTKMLSCQIPLTGLRLMESTGLLNLFIPELMECRGIGQGSYHHFDVLDHSFLVCNACPAGMEHIHIRLAGLFHDIGKPAARKEAADGSCTFYRHEAVSEKMTRSIMRRLKYSNAEIEKTAHLVAEHMFHYDPSWTDAAVRRFIVRVGKENIDDLFALRKADVFGLTGTYAEPNFLVEFTARIDTLLKEDGAYSLKDLAVNGKDLMAIGIPAGKYLGLVLHDLLETVLDDPAQNTKEALLPIAAALYERIQRFQ, from the coding sequence ATGGAACAAAAATTTCCCGTTCCTTCTCTACTCAAAGAAATCAGCGGATATTTCCATGAAGCGGGCTTTTCCGCATATCTCGTAGGCGGGGCTGTCCGCGATTTTTTCTTAAAGAAAAAAGCAAGTGATTGGGATATTGCAACCGATGCGCAACCGCAGGAAGTAATGCGCTTATTCCGGCGGACAATTCCCACCGGAATAGAACACGGTACCGTTACCATCATCTATAAAAATAAGCATATCGAATGTACAACCTTCCGTACCGAAACAGATTATATCGACGGACGGCACCCTGCAGCGGTTGCATATACGGCAAGCATAGAAGCAGACCTTGCCCGCCGCGATTTTACGATGAATGCCATTGCAGTTTCTCTTCCTGACGGAGAAATCGTTGATCCCTTTAACGGCGGAGCGGATATCCGTGCAGGGCGGATTCAAACAGTTGGGAATCCGCTCGACCGATTTTTAGAAGATGGTTTGCGCCCCGTCCGTGCGGTTCGCTTTGCAGCGCAGCTCGGCTTTACCGTCGATACGGGAACATTGCAAGCAATCCCGCAGGCGCTGCATATCACCAAAAAAATCTCGATTGAACGATTCCGCGAAGAGTTTACAAAAATGCTCAGCTGTCAAATTCCGCTTACCGGCTTGCGGCTAATGGAAAGCACAGGGCTGCTGAATCTCTTTATTCCGGAACTGATGGAATGCCGCGGCATCGGGCAGGGAAGCTATCATCACTTTGATGTACTCGACCATAGCTTTCTGGTGTGCAATGCCTGCCCTGCCGGAATGGAACATATCCATATCCGGCTCGCGGGGCTTTTCCACGATATCGGGAAGCCCGCTGCCCGCAAGGAAGCGGCGGACGGCAGCTGTACCTTTTACCGCCACGAGGCTGTCTCCGAAAAAATGACCCGCAGCATTATGCGGCGTCTGAAATATTCCAATGCCGAAATAGAAAAGACTGCTCATTTAGTTGCCGAACACATGTTTCATTATGACCCTTCATGGACTGACGCCGCCGTTCGCCGTTTTATCGTCCGCGTTGGGAAAGAAAATATCGATGATTTATTTGCGTTACGAAAAGCGGATGTTTTCGGGCTCACCGGTACGTATGCAGAGCCGAACTTTCTTGTAGAATTTACGGCCCGGATTGATACGCTCCTCAAAGAGGATGGAGCATACAGCCTTAAAGATTTAGCGGTTAACGGAAAAGATTTAATGGCGATCGGTATTCCCGCGGGAAAATACCTCGGTCTGGTTTTGCATGATCTTTTGGAAACGGTATTGGATGATCCTGCGCAAAACACTAAAGAGGCGCTCTTACCCATTGCCGCAGCGCTCTATGAGCGGATACAACGGTTTCAATAG
- a CDS encoding A/G-specific adenine glycosylase: MNTFESIHTPDYSDFQKAILDYYTAHGRSFPWRTTNDPYSILVSEFMLQQTQTERVVEKYNRWLEVFPTVQDLAEASLVQVLEQWVGLGYNRRARFLHQCAQTIVSEYGGVVPDAPEKLQTLSGIGPYTAAAISTFAYNKPNAFIETNIRAVFIFFFFKDKTDISDKELFPHIEASLYKENPRLWYYALMDYGAELKKKTVNPNRKSRHYTKQSKFEGSVRQARGAVIRTLTAHNNQGYAELYNNTQTEKLLFDKALEGLIREGFVAEEGGCYSIKQ, encoded by the coding sequence ATGAACACTTTTGAATCTATACACACACCCGACTACTCCGATTTTCAAAAAGCGATTTTAGATTACTATACTGCACATGGGCGATCTTTTCCGTGGCGCACGACAAATGATCCGTATTCTATTCTTGTGTCTGAATTTATGCTGCAGCAAACGCAGACCGAGCGGGTGGTAGAAAAATACAACCGCTGGCTTGAAGTATTCCCCACGGTGCAAGACCTTGCGGAAGCCTCCCTCGTGCAGGTGCTTGAGCAGTGGGTAGGTCTCGGATACAACCGCCGCGCGCGTTTTTTACACCAGTGTGCACAGACCATTGTGAGCGAATACGGCGGCGTTGTTCCCGATGCTCCTGAAAAGCTTCAAACACTTTCGGGTATCGGCCCCTACACGGCTGCCGCGATTTCGACATTCGCCTACAATAAACCCAATGCATTTATCGAAACAAATATCCGCGCGGTGTTTATCTTTTTCTTTTTTAAGGACAAAACCGATATCAGCGATAAAGAATTATTCCCTCATATCGAAGCCTCGCTGTATAAAGAAAATCCGCGGCTTTGGTACTACGCGCTGATGGATTACGGCGCAGAATTAAAAAAGAAGACCGTCAATCCGAACAGAAAAAGCAGGCATTATACCAAACAGTCCAAGTTTGAAGGGTCGGTACGGCAAGCGCGCGGCGCAGTAATCAGAACACTGACGGCACACAATAACCAAGGATATGCAGAGCTGTACAACAATACTCAGACGGAAAAGCTCCTCTTCGATAAAGCGCTCGAAGGTCTCATCCGCGAAGGTTTTGTTGCAGAAGAGGGCGGCTGTTATTCCATTAAGCAGTAG
- the cmk gene encoding (d)CMP kinase: MKHKYAIPAKKELRIAISGASGCGNTTVSTLLADTLGIPCINYTFRNLAKELDMPLKKVIEQAKTDFSFDRIVDSRQVEQALKSSCVLGSRLAIWMLKEADLKVYLYASDEVRAGRIFQREGGSLEHIKEFTAMRDSDDTRRYKELYNIDNTDYAFADMLIDTEHYTPDLIVELIIDELLRRSLIVPKLDV, encoded by the coding sequence ATGAAACACAAGTACGCTATTCCCGCAAAAAAAGAGCTGCGCATTGCAATCTCAGGCGCTTCCGGCTGCGGCAACACGACAGTTTCTACCTTGCTGGCTGACACGTTGGGTATTCCGTGCATCAATTATACCTTTAGGAATCTTGCAAAAGAATTGGATATGCCGTTAAAGAAAGTCATTGAGCAAGCGAAGACCGATTTCAGTTTTGACCGTATTGTCGATAGCCGCCAAGTTGAGCAGGCGCTGAAATCATCGTGTGTACTGGGTTCCCGCCTTGCAATTTGGATGCTGAAAGAGGCGGATTTAAAAGTGTATCTCTATGCTTCTGATGAAGTGCGTGCCGGGCGTATCTTTCAACGAGAGGGCGGAAGCCTTGAACATATCAAAGAGTTTACCGCGATGCGGGACAGCGACGACACCCGCCGGTACAAAGAACTGTACAATATCGATAACACCGATTATGCCTTTGCCGATATGCTGATCGATACGGAGCATTATACCCCCGATCTCATTGTAGAGCTTATCATAGACGAACTTTTACGGCGTTCGCTCATTGTTCCGAAATTGGATGTATAA
- a CDS encoding YicC/YloC family endoribonuclease gives MKSMTSYAYLDGIVNGTDIFCELKSYNARFLDLNINIPSTITQLEPFLRKYFSKRIIRGKVDFYLRLKKIHNDQPILPNIPLAQSYYKSIADIAHALGMENQITLDLILRQEGVLQIDKNFDEELWQKALTPLLDELTEKFNACRIEEGKALSADIRKMLAVLSNSVAEIERHAARMEQLFSAMLKKKFSDLMEREPDPQRVMQETAVLLVKYTINEEIIRAKAHIAALEKEITENETPGRRIDFLCQEINREINTIGSKNQLTEIGQAVISAKDALENIREQAHNIE, from the coding sequence ATGAAAAGCATGACGAGCTATGCCTATCTTGACGGCATTGTGAACGGTACCGATATTTTCTGCGAATTAAAGAGCTATAACGCCCGATTTTTGGATCTCAACATCAATATTCCCTCTACGATTACTCAACTTGAACCGTTTTTACGCAAATATTTTTCCAAGCGTATCATACGGGGCAAGGTCGATTTTTATTTGCGTTTAAAAAAAATCCATAATGATCAGCCCATCCTGCCCAATATACCTCTCGCACAGTCCTACTACAAATCCATCGCCGACATTGCTCATGCGCTCGGAATGGAAAATCAAATCACACTCGACCTGATTTTACGGCAAGAGGGAGTGTTACAAATCGATAAAAATTTTGATGAGGAACTTTGGCAAAAAGCTCTTACTCCCCTTCTCGATGAGCTGACTGAAAAATTCAATGCGTGCAGGATTGAAGAAGGAAAGGCATTGTCCGCAGACATACGGAAAATGCTTGCCGTACTTTCCAACTCCGTTGCGGAGATTGAGCGGCACGCTGCGAGAATGGAACAACTTTTTTCTGCAATGCTGAAAAAGAAATTTTCCGACCTTATGGAGCGTGAGCCGGATCCGCAACGTGTTATGCAGGAGACTGCGGTGCTGCTCGTTAAGTATACGATCAATGAAGAAATTATACGGGCAAAAGCTCATATCGCCGCTTTAGAAAAAGAAATTACAGAGAACGAAACTCCCGGCCGGAGAATTGATTTTTTATGTCAAGAAATCAATCGGGAAATTAACACCATCGGCTCCAAAAATCAGCTGACGGAAATCGGACAGGCAGTAATCTCAGCTAAAGATGCTCTGGAAAACATCCGCGAGCAAGCTCACAATATCGAATGA
- the murC gene encoding UDP-N-acetylmuramate--L-alanine ligase: MIVTRLPENLSGYHIHMIGIKGTGMAALAELLVSRGAKLTGSDVSDEFYTDALLRKLNIPVSSPFAPSNIPASTKLIIYSTAYTPDKNPELHAAVEQNIPRMSYPEALGAFSQHSYSAGIAGVHGKTTTTGIAGTLLKDLHLSASVLAGSAVSNFGGGCTVINGSKYFVAETCEYKRNFLFFHPQKIVLTSIESDHQDYYPQYEDILTAFLQYIDRLPQFTELIYCSDDAGAREAAKLTFSSRPDLVLTPYGKTAHGDYGIKTLGIQNGQSVFSLRGFDGEFRIGIPGEHSVLNAAAAIALVIGLIKQERKEVTAADLTAIRNSLASFKGAKRRSEILGEVNGILFMDDYGHHPTAIYKTLKGIHEFYPKRRIIADFMSHTYSRTAALLPEFAKAFSYADTVILHKIYASAREKYSGSTNGKTLYEQMKKRHKRVHYFEEIMDAKDFVERELRPNDLFITVGAGDNWKLGRAVYNDLRGKAHV; the protein is encoded by the coding sequence ATGATTGTAACACGTTTACCTGAAAACCTCTCCGGCTATCACATACACATGATTGGTATTAAAGGCACCGGTATGGCAGCCTTAGCGGAGCTGCTCGTTTCGCGAGGCGCAAAGCTAACCGGCAGCGATGTCAGCGATGAATTTTATACCGATGCACTTTTACGCAAGCTGAACATACCGGTAAGCAGTCCTTTTGCACCTTCAAATATTCCCGCCTCTACAAAGCTTATCATATATTCAACGGCTTACACGCCCGATAAAAATCCGGAGCTGCACGCCGCTGTAGAACAAAATATCCCGCGCATGAGCTATCCCGAAGCACTCGGCGCTTTTTCTCAACACAGTTATTCGGCAGGTATTGCAGGCGTACACGGCAAAACAACGACCACCGGTATCGCAGGCACACTTTTAAAAGACCTACATTTAAGCGCCTCCGTATTGGCAGGCAGTGCGGTGTCCAACTTCGGCGGCGGATGCACAGTTATCAACGGTTCAAAATATTTTGTCGCCGAAACCTGTGAGTATAAACGTAACTTTTTATTTTTCCATCCGCAAAAAATCGTACTTACCAGTATCGAAAGCGACCATCAAGATTACTATCCGCAATACGAAGACATATTAACCGCCTTTTTACAATACATCGACCGCCTGCCCCAGTTCACGGAACTGATCTATTGTTCCGACGATGCAGGAGCGCGGGAGGCGGCAAAATTGACATTTTCTTCCCGTCCCGATCTTGTCTTAACACCTTATGGAAAAACAGCACACGGCGATTACGGGATTAAAACCCTCGGTATCCAAAACGGACAGTCCGTTTTTTCCCTCCGCGGTTTTGACGGAGAATTCCGTATCGGTATTCCGGGAGAGCACAGTGTTCTCAACGCCGCTGCCGCCATCGCACTGGTAATCGGACTTATCAAGCAGGAGCGGAAAGAAGTTACCGCTGCCGACCTCACCGCAATCAGGAACAGCCTCGCCTCGTTTAAGGGAGCAAAGCGGCGCAGCGAAATTTTGGGCGAAGTCAACGGCATCCTCTTCATGGACGATTACGGGCATCATCCCACCGCAATTTATAAAACCCTCAAGGGTATACACGAGTTTTATCCCAAACGGCGTATTATCGCAGACTTTATGTCGCATACCTATTCACGCACTGCAGCGCTGCTCCCCGAATTTGCCAAGGCGTTTTCATACGCCGATACGGTTATCCTGCATAAGATTTATGCTTCCGCACGGGAAAAATACAGCGGTTCAACAAACGGCAAAACCTTGTATGAACAAATGAAGAAGCGGCACAAACGAGTTCATTATTTTGAAGAGATTATGGACGCAAAGGATTTTGTAGAGCGTGAGCTGCGTCCAAACGATTTATTCATCACCGTCGGTGCAGGCGACAATTGGAAGCTCGGCCGCGCCGTTTATAACGACTTACGCGGAAAGGCACACGTATGA
- a CDS encoding NAD(P)-dependent oxidoreductase has protein sequence MKIVFITGVSGTMGSEALKQIAQTGAFRCRVLLRPKKANIKLAKKLQKNENIEVLFGDIQNYEDCLAGVKDADYVLHCAAIIPPAADHNHDEAFRTNWLGTQNLLNAVVESRQIEKTKFVYIGTVAEYGNRTFKHPWGRVGDPLLPSAFDMYAASKVKAERAVIESPLCWVSLRQSGILYDEVLFNNMNDGLMFHTCWNTPIEWATARTSGLLLKNLVQKDTNGTLSPDFWKKVYNIGNGKDARVTGFETLDRGFKMMGRSAEEIFRPEWNASRNFHCMWFADSHILNSYLDFQHEGFEAFFSKLEQKLWYFKLGKPFPRLVQRFSIMPLLNTNNAPVFWVTHNLKKRVDAFFGSLDAYNAIPRSWKKFPLLCKNQNPETGAELDYAALKDEALLAANNMLLNHGYDETKKPEDLDIEDMQQAAAFRGGKCTSTTMTRGALYRPLQWQCHNGHHFSATPYLVLKTGHWCPECCSVPPWNFGELAKHIPFYAQVWYDDHTSDETESYSAEDARDISAYEK, from the coding sequence ATGAAAATTGTTTTTATTACCGGTGTGTCCGGAACAATGGGATCCGAAGCATTAAAACAGATTGCTCAGACGGGAGCATTCCGGTGCCGTGTTCTATTACGGCCTAAAAAGGCGAATATAAAGCTGGCAAAAAAGCTTCAGAAAAACGAAAACATTGAAGTGTTGTTCGGTGATATACAAAACTACGAAGACTGCCTTGCCGGTGTAAAAGATGCAGACTATGTGCTTCACTGTGCGGCAATTATTCCTCCGGCAGCCGACCACAATCATGATGAAGCATTCCGTACAAATTGGCTGGGAACTCAAAATCTGCTGAATGCTGTGGTAGAAAGCAGGCAAATCGAAAAGACCAAATTCGTTTACATAGGCACTGTTGCGGAATACGGCAACAGAACATTCAAACACCCGTGGGGAAGGGTCGGCGATCCGCTTTTACCGAGTGCCTTTGATATGTATGCGGCAAGCAAAGTAAAGGCTGAGCGTGCGGTTATTGAATCGCCTTTATGTTGGGTGTCGCTTCGGCAAAGCGGTATCTTATATGACGAAGTGCTTTTCAATAACATGAATGACGGGTTGATGTTTCATACGTGCTGGAATACGCCGATAGAATGGGCGACGGCGCGTACCTCCGGTCTGCTTTTGAAAAATCTCGTTCAAAAAGATACAAACGGAACGCTCAGTCCTGATTTTTGGAAAAAGGTATACAATATCGGAAACGGAAAGGATGCCCGTGTTACCGGCTTTGAAACACTTGACCGCGGTTTTAAAATGATGGGGCGGAGTGCCGAGGAAATTTTCCGCCCCGAATGGAATGCAAGCCGCAATTTCCACTGTATGTGGTTTGCCGATTCTCATATATTAAACAGCTATCTTGATTTCCAGCATGAAGGGTTTGAAGCGTTTTTCTCAAAGCTTGAACAAAAATTGTGGTATTTTAAATTGGGAAAACCGTTCCCGCGTCTGGTTCAGCGTTTTTCGATTATGCCGCTGCTGAACACAAATAACGCTCCGGTCTTTTGGGTTACGCACAACCTCAAAAAAAGAGTTGATGCCTTTTTCGGATCGCTGGATGCATATAATGCAATCCCGCGCAGCTGGAAAAAATTTCCGTTATTGTGCAAAAATCAAAACCCTGAAACCGGTGCTGAGTTAGATTACGCGGCGTTAAAAGACGAAGCATTGCTTGCAGCAAACAATATGCTTTTAAATCACGGTTATGATGAAACAAAGAAGCCGGAAGACCTTGATATTGAAGATATGCAGCAGGCGGCGGCTTTCCGGGGCGGCAAGTGCACCAGTACAACGATGACCCGCGGCGCTCTGTACCGTCCGCTGCAATGGCAGTGCCACAATGGTCATCATTTTTCGGCGACTCCGTATTTGGTGCTTAAAACCGGGCATTGGTGTCCGGAATGCTGCAGCGTACCGCCGTGGAATTTCGGAGAGCTTGCAAAACACATTCCGTTTTATGCACAGGTATGGTACGACGACCACACGAGTGATGAAACGGAATCATATTCGGCAGAGGATGCCCGCGATATATCCGCCTACGAAAAATGA
- a CDS encoding DUF1295 domain-containing protein → MLYSVYCTVEIVLLVLGLICFIALYFIPAGYGKLINKKWGFSFNNKAAWMLMECPTLIVMISLLCILDYAHKPVRIVLVSFFLAHYIQRTLIFPMLLKGNSKMPLSIVSMGMLFNTINAFLIGLWIFYFSPAEMYSVRWFADPRFIVGAALFCAGMFINIQSDSYIRSLRSNGDSKHYYPCKGVYRYVTSANYFGELVEWLGFAVLTWSSAGFLFLFWTACNLVPRSHALYKKYAQDFPEEFARYKPKRIIPFVY, encoded by the coding sequence ATGTTGTATTCTGTATATTGTACTGTTGAAATTGTCCTGCTTGTTTTGGGATTGATATGTTTTATCGCCTTGTATTTTATCCCGGCTGGGTATGGTAAGCTGATCAATAAAAAATGGGGCTTCAGTTTTAACAATAAAGCTGCATGGATGCTGATGGAGTGTCCCACCCTTATCGTTATGATTTCTTTACTGTGCATACTCGACTATGCACACAAACCGGTACGGATAGTGCTTGTGTCTTTCTTCCTTGCACACTACATTCAGCGCACGCTGATTTTCCCGATGCTGCTCAAAGGAAACAGTAAAATGCCGCTCAGCATAGTATCTATGGGGATGCTCTTTAATACGATCAATGCGTTTTTAATCGGTTTATGGATTTTTTATTTTTCTCCCGCAGAAATGTATAGCGTGCGCTGGTTTGCCGATCCCCGTTTTATCGTTGGTGCTGCATTATTTTGTGCCGGTATGTTTATCAATATACAATCCGATTCCTATATCCGTTCGCTGAGATCAAATGGAGACAGCAAGCATTACTATCCGTGTAAGGGGGTGTACCGCTACGTTACCAGCGCAAACTACTTCGGTGAATTGGTGGAATGGCTCGGCTTTGCGGTTTTAACATGGTCATCCGCCGGTTTCCTGTTTTTATTTTGGACGGCTTGCAACTTGGTACCGCGCTCTCATGCCTTGTATAAAAAATATGCACAAGACTTCCCTGAGGAATTTGCACGCTATAAACCAAAGCGCATTATCCCCTTTGTGTATTAG